One Engraulis encrasicolus isolate BLACKSEA-1 chromosome 5, IST_EnEncr_1.0, whole genome shotgun sequence DNA segment encodes these proteins:
- the tap1 gene encoding antigen peptide transporter 1 produces the protein MQKMSYFSPLLYLLVDLCVVQGIRQGQLSPLLISRPFVVLWGGGVLRCCALLFVTYSYPGTLPWMKTFEGLQTQCVLSFLSPAYITFLWTIGRSAVELLWGWHSWEALLQTYAVVAVSWLYWTRHVPTILSEKKTKPGKENGASLNRLLGYMKDYSWHFTVVITLVIISSLCEMAIPHYTGKMTDWIMNEDKPEAFSEAITIMTVITIGSAVCEFVCDLIYNLTMSKIHTFIQGLVFKSVLKQEIAFFDKSTTGDIVSRITTDTNTMSESLSDKLSLMMWYFWRLVFLFGFMVHLSWKLSLFTFMGLPVIWVIPEISGKFYQKLARDVQASLAKANDVAMETFSAMKTVRSFANEDGETARYQKRLEETYSLNKKEAAAYAVSTWTNSMSSLALKVSILYYGGRLVTGDDVSSGDLVSFVLYELQFTSAVETVMNYYPHVKKAIGASEKIFEYVERTPDMPPDGTEAPEQLKGHVQFQDVTFSYPKRPEHAILKGLSLELKPGRMMALVGPSGGGKSTCVNLLERFYQPEQGSILLDGQPLSCYKDDYLHKKISVVSQEPKLFARSLRENIKYGMEEASEENMIEAAKSAYAHHFITSMQNGYDTDAGAKGDMVSGGQKQRIAIARALIRKPKILVLDDATSSLDTQSEELVHQALSKLRREQQVSVLLIAHRLSAVEKADHIVFLQQGEVQEEGTHEELVQRGGLYAEFVKKQNTSIHRNAEEEQEEETAEVSSP, from the exons ATGCAGAAAATGTCCTACTTCTCACCTCTACTGTACCTGCTGGTAGACCTGTGTGTGGTCCAAGGCATCCGTCAAGGCCAgctttcccctctcctcatctcccgtCCATTCGTGGTCCTGTGGGGAGGGGGTGTGCTGCGATGCTGTGCACTCCTCTTTGTCACCTACTCCTATCCTGGCACCTTGCCCTGGATGAAGACGTTTGAGGGGCTCCAGACTCAGTGTGTCCTCAGCTTCTTGTCTCCAGCCTACATCACCTTCTTGTGGACAATCGGGCGCTCGGCTGTGGAGTTACTCTGGGGATGGCACTCCTGGGAAGCG TTGCTACAGACGTATGCGGTGGTTGCCGTGTCTTGGCTGTACTGGACGCGCCATGTCCCAACCATTCTCTCTGAGAAGAAGACGAAACCCGGGAAAGAGAATGGGGCATCCCTGAATAGACTTCTTGGCTACATGAAGGACTACTCCTGGCACTTCACCGTCGTTATCACATTAGTGATCATTTCCTcactgt GTGAGATGGCCATCCCTCACTACACTGGCAAGATGACAGACTGGATCATGAACGAAGACAAGCCTGAGGCCTTCTCTGAAGCCATCACAATCATGACTGTCATCACTATTGGAAG TgcggtgtgtgagtttgtgtgtgacttGATTTACAATTTGACCATGAGCAAAATACACACGTTCATCCAGGGCTTGGTCTTCAAGTCAGTGCTCAAACAGGAAATAGCTTTTTTCGACAAATCAACTACAG GTGACATAGTGTCGCGCATCACCACGGACACCAACACCATGAGCGAGTCTCTGAGTGACAAGCTGAGCCTGATGATGTGGTATTTCTGGAGGCTGGTCTTCCTCTTTGGCTTCATGGTTCACCTCTCCTGGAAGCTCTCCCTCTTCACCTTCATGGGCCTACCCGTCATCTGGGTCATCCCGGAGATCTCCGGAAAGTTCTATCAG AAACTAGCAAGGGACGTTCAAGCGTCGCTGGCGAAGGCTAACGATGTTGCCATGGAGACCTTTTCAGCCATGAAGACGGTGCGCAGCTTTGCCAACGAGGATGGCGAGACGGCGCGATATCAGAAGCGTCTGGAGGAGACCTACTCCCTCAACAAGAAAGAAGCGGCAGCCTACGCAGTCTCCACATGGACCAACAGT ATGTCTAGCTTGGCTCTGAAAGTCAGCATCTTGTACTATGGCGGGCGGCTGGTGACAGGAGATGACGTGAGCAGTGGAGATCTGGTGTCCTTCGTGCTGTACGAGCTGCAGTTCACCAGCGCTGTGGAG ACGGTGATGAACTACTATCCACATGTCAAGAAGGCCATTGGTGCCTCAGAGAAGATTTTTGAGTATGTGGAACGGACCCCCGACATGCCCCCCGACGGCACTGAAGCGCCTGAACAACTTAAGGGTCACGTGCAGTTCCAAGATGTCACCTTCTCCTATCCAAAGAGACCAGAACATGCTATACTTAAG GGCCTGTCTCTGGAGTTGAAGCCTGGTCGGATGATGGCCCTAGTGGGTCCCTCTGGGGGTGGGAAGAGCACCTGTGTGAACCTGCTGGAGAGGTTCTACCAGCCGGAGCAGGGCAGCATCCTGCTGGACGGACAGCCACTCAGCTGCTACAAGGACGACTACCTGCACAAAAAG ATAAGTGTGGTGAGCCAGGAGCCCAAGCTGTTTGCGCGCAGCCTGAGGGAGAACATCAAGTATGGCATGGAGGAGGCCTCAGAGGAGAACATGATAGAGGCAGCCAAGAGCGCCTACGCCCATCACTTCATCACCAGCATGCAAAATGGCTACGACACAG ATGCTGGGGCTAAAGGTGACATGGTGTCTGGCGGGCAGAAACAGCGTATAGCCATCGCCAGAGCCCTTATCCGCAAGCCAAAAATCCTCGTGCTGGACGATGCAACCAGCTCCCTGGACACACAGAGTGAAGAACTG GTCCACCAGGCTCTGTCTAAGCTGCGTAGGGAGCAGCAGGTGTCCGTGCTGCTGATCGCCCATCGTCTGAGCGCGGTGGAGAAGGCCGACCACATCGTCTTCCTGCAGCAGGGGGAGGTCCAGGAGGAGGGCACCCACGAGGAGCTGGTCCAGAGAGGAGGCCTGTACGCAGAGTTCGTCAAGAAGCAGAACACCTCCATACACCGCAAcgcagaggaggagcaggaggaggagacggcAGAGGTCTCATCACCTTAA